The following nucleotide sequence is from Perca flavescens isolate YP-PL-M2 chromosome 20, PFLA_1.0, whole genome shotgun sequence.
GACTAGGTATATACATAAATGTCATGTATAGCTAGCTAACAGTCCACAAAAACACTTGCGTTACCTTGACCTCCAGGCTCGTTTCAATTCGCTCATGGGGAAATGACTCTAAACTGAGAAGCGGATTTAATTTCCATCAATTCCCACTCAGTTCTACATAGCTAGCCAAGGTACATCCTGTTCAGCATTCATTTTTCAGAATAAAgtagtgttttttattttacttttccgGTTTTCAAAATGTACATAATAAAACTacaacccccacacacacaccccccccccccccccacccctttaTAAACCTCAGCTAATAAAAATAAGGATGAAAGTTTGAACAGCATGGTGTAGttctgatgaaaataaaactttctgaataaatgtgatttaaaacattttgaaaatgtccaaagatttaaaataataatttcccaAATCCTAAAATGTGGGTCATCTTTACACGGAAAccaaagtaggcctacatttctTATTTAAATTTTTGAATTCACAATTCCTCATCTCAGACAAATACACAATGGTAGATTATTATTTAGCATATTTTACCAAATAACAAACAGAAACTATactctgaaactgaaaatgcaATGTCATATTTTCAAGTATAGCAACGTGAAACAGATGTGATGGGGATACTTTTAAGTCCAGCACCTCCTTTATCATTTACTGCAACAGTCTGTGTAGGGTTAAGTCCATACACAGAACATTATCCATCTTCCCATTCAGCAGATGGTCATTTCGCAGGGGGAGCGTTGCCCTATTCTGGACACATTCCCGTTAAATGTCCATATTAGAAAGAGCACATTCAGTGTGGTTTCCTCCGACTTGAAGAGCCCTCAGCACAATATAGCTGCCTCTTTCTAAATCTCTGTCTACAGGTTACCTGTCAGTAAAAGTGATGGAGGGAGATAAAAAGCTGTtaactgttttattttgtgtttgtagtgAAAATAGCTTTTAAAATTATGTAAACCAGAACCTCTGGACATTGGGAACAAAAATAATTACAGCAAGCTACCAACAATTAAgctaataatatcataatcAATGCATAgcctatataatatatagtctatatatttatatgtatatggtCTATACTAAATTGTTTTGATGTGTGCATCTAAGTTACaggagctgcagtgttttaaatggtcttttttttttttttttttaacatagtcTAAAGAAATAGTGCTTTATATGACCGTTTCTTACTTGCTGTAAATTACCTGTGGTTGATTGTGTAGCCTATAAGCAAATAAGTAGAATGTTATTTATggactgtttacattttattgtgaaagtattgtttatttgcCGGAACACCGTTTCCATGGAAACGAAAACAAAACGGCTGGCAGTGATTTCTCTACACGCACTCGGCTCACTTGAGCGTAAAGCACGATTTATAATCTGTTATAGCTACCAGAATGGATTTAAACAATGTTAGGCGCGTATCCTCTGCAGGCTACCGGTTACGGGAACAAGCCAACGGTAACGGGACCAGGCCGATATCAAGCCAGCCACCGGCGGACAGGACGCGCTACGCTAAAGGAGACGCGGTCACCGTAGAGCTGAATCCAGACAGTCGTGATCCCGTTAAACAGGACCAGGTGTGGAAAGAGATGGTATGgagtgagaggagaggagtgCGGGAATGGTGAGTGTGACTTTGGTAGCTATCATAGACTGCATAATATTAATATGATAGATATTCAAACTTTTCTGACTTtaaatcagtggtgtagtctacgtgatacgcagtatacccactaagaaagctccaggatttccatatacccacttcaAAATGCgcaatgacatgcaacaacgtactttgcattattattttgatatattttgaattatgtttttttttcttcacataggctaattaaaaggtatttccaccgtaaattggtgcatacaagtgtgtcagaatgcaggaaatgaagtctttgacgctcaaaatgttcctgggggaggacacccagacccccccactatgatatggccCTCCATCCTggcccatacatatacagtacagtatacccactacaatacattagactacaccactgctttaaatatgactttatttctaTGATTGGCGATTACAAATTAAAATCTTGAAATATAGCTAGTGAAGTTGTGGCAGTTCATATTAGTTTCTAGGtcatgaatacatttttggtCCACAGGGAGAAGAACTGGAACTTCCTCAGGAACTATGATCAAATGGTAAGTCTAAATGTCTATGTACATTTCACAAATTATGGTGAGATTCCTGTGAAATTGAAACACATTTTCCGGCACTAAACCTCTGAGTAAATTCAAATGAATTTGCTCtaatattttttcatttgattcaaCAGCCTGACACTCAATAATGCTGAAATGCACATGGGAAATTAGAAATAATGCCCATTCTTATCATTttctacagcactgagcactgcaatatttgactttttaacGTTTTCACATCATTGTTCTTTTTCATCAAATTCGATTACTGTAAATTCTTTAGAATGGTTCATCCACTTGAAGTAAACATGTCTAAATACTCAGTAGAATGTCATTGACAGTATTGTAAAATGCACCCTATGTGGTAACTGATGACAGGATTACTAAGTCTCATATGTGCCTGATGGATTTAATGTCAGCTTTATTTCCACAAGCCATTATACTGTACAGCTGAATGTTGCCCACAAACATCTGACCCCTGTGTGTATGTAGGGGCAGCCGAAGTCAGAGGAGCCTTTACCCACCCACGTGTCGCTCTTCTCTAATGACGTCCCCAACACCACCAACCAGATGTTTGGCAGCAGACTGTCCACTCCGCTGGGGAGTGAACTGGTCAGACTGGACAAGCTCTTACTCTGGTCTGGAGGCCATCGCAAGCGCAAGCAGGACCAAGAGATGCTGCCCTGCTAGGCCGCTGTGAAGACACTGTGTCACTTGTCATCCGGACCTCTGCGTATCAggtctttcttcttttcttgttACCCTGGACTCTACAAAGCTGGGACTGCACTGTCCTTCTATGGAGCTTAGATGGGTTTGGCATGGTGTGGCACTCACCATAGCTCAGCCTAGAGTTTAGAttagatgtttttgtcattttaatcgAGAGTAATTATTAAGTAAAATACAGACATCTACTTTCGAAGCCATATCAAGGAGGGAGTCAGGACTAATAAGAAAATGTTTGCTGTCCTACATCTGCTAGTTTCCCAGATATGCAATCATTTATTGATTATATTGAACTTTATGTCCAGCATTGTACTCATTTAGTCATAGATGAAGATAGATCTGAGTGTCGCTGACTgtggcaaaaacatttttttttacatatgcaAAGAGTACAAAAGTGGATGTTGAAGAAATTTGCTCACCAATAAAGACAGGTGAGGAGGGATGACACCAGCAGATCAGATTCACGTCATCCGAGCTCCATCAGGTGTTTAATCAGATAGCCTGCTTGATAATCTAACAAGATACCTGATCAAATTTGGATGAGTAAAAGGTTGTATCACCACTAACATTTCTGCACACTCAAATAGTGCTGcagcaacaaacaacaaactaaCTAGCAtaccatttaaaaacagctccaTCATAAGTAAATGTGGGAATCATACTTTCTCATGCTATTAGAATATATCTTATTTTGGTGTTAAATtgtgttaaatttttttttcttcattttaaaatgcctaaaattgctgttacatttattacatgtttttCCAGGACCTCTAAGCCATTGTTCCATGGTGGACACATGGAATTACAGTCATTTTCATTTGTGTGATCCTCACAATAATGTAGCTTACACTCATCTGCACTTTATGTGAACGGCAGCATATCtcaggttgttgttgctgttgcagCTGCTTCAAAATGCCATTCCGTATATCGTTATGTTGTTATAAACCACTGCCCCTTTTGTCtgaatttgaagaaaaaaaatgttgatccCCGTTGGATTTGAAAAAACTTGTACAATCTGGATCGAAGTCAATGTCTCATTTCAATAAAGATTTTGAATTTTAAAGTCTGGGTGTACTGAACTGATTTGGTTATGTTAAAAGTTATAGATGATACCCCCTGTTTAATCAGTACAGCAGACAAGACAAGAGTTTGCTTAGATAGCAGAGTATTTGTGTAACAGTGCTCGGATGCTTCCCATCATGTGATTGCAGACTGCTGGCTGAGGATGGGTCCttgcaggggtgtcaaactcattttcactaagggccacactggaaaaagagaatcacaccaatgggccagacatgtagagtttatttgtttttgttcagacttttttgtggctttctcagacatttgtcacctttttgtaaatttgtagctttttccgacatttttatACACTTTTTGTCGTATTTTTgataacaacaacctgtttcacagctcgaatatgaaaactctgctGCTTCTGAGGGAATTTCAGactctcagagtcggcaaatctgccaaattctgctttgaatgacaTGTAATTGCATttcaaaaacactttcctgtgtttttggtttggcgcacaactaggcgggccaaaatgtattgtgaacccaagtTGCTATacggccggatctaaatctgaaaggggccggatttggcccgcgggccttgagttggACACGTGTAGTAGAGTATTTTCCAACATGTTGAAATGCAGACTCATTTAAACAAagaagacaggaagagagaaaacaCCGCATGTTCTGAAATGAGGACTTGAAAGAGCTTCAAATACTTTGGTCTAACTGGCGAGCACTACCAGCCAATCAGGTTTCAGTGGATGTATGCGGAAGTGAGAAAAGATACAAAATacacatggatgtattaagagaacatacCGCTACCAGGAAACTTCACAGAATAATAActttgccttcaaaataaaattctATCCATCTTTCTGAGAAACAGTTTAGGAAAATTAGCTCTTTTAGACTTGCAATAGATTCAAAGTCCCGGGTTATTTTTTATCGTTTGAACCTTTACGACAAACAAATATTTGGCCACGATTTCAAAATAcgatttactttattttatttggaaaataAACAACGGAAAAAGCTTTCTAAATGCATCTACCTTCAGTACCTTGACTCTGGTGAGAGCGCATCAGCAGCATCTGTTTGCAACTTTTAGCAGAATCCTGTGAGATCTGCCAATCTAAAGCTCGCAGTGCGTTCTTTCCATCTCCAGACAATGCCGTCCGATATGTTGTTGCATGCCGCCAATTTCAGCACActgtttgtgtgcatggtgCTGAAGTTCCCGCAGATTTTTGTACTGATGCGAGCCAAATCAACGGCTGGAGTCAGCCTCAACAGTCTTCTCCTCGAGTTGATCGGGTATGTGAGTTTTTGCTAAATACTGTTATTGATCTTTAAAATGTGCAACTTATGGTGAAAGGGCAATTCATTGTGACATACTAAGGTCATGGCACGCAGTGCATTACTTACTATTATTCAAAGCTGGTGTTGATGTGATGTTGTCTTCCTGTTTCTCACCGGGTACAACCCCACCtccaaactccattcaaaatGTTTGTAATGTATCATGGCCTTGGTTATAGGTAAAGACGGACACATCCTTAAACGGGAGCGGGCCTATGTTCCcaaatttctaagattttttttcaaaatgaggccctatgttcccacatttactttttcataaatttgtatcagattttataaccctaaccctaaaaaatctTGTGGGAGGATATGGCTTAAATTctagggaaatgtaggaacacaataCCTAATTTTGAAATGTCCTAGCaatgtgggaatatagggctgtgggaacatagggcctaaaaaatcttagaaatgtgggaacatagggctgtgggaacatagcccccccccccttaaATGTGATAAACTACTGCTGAATCCCTAATTAATAATGGTGAATTCAGCTAAACATCTTAACCaactttaatttaaattaaacgTTAAAAAACCTTTATTGCTCCACCATCTTTACTACCCCACTATTTGCCTTCGTAGAGGGAAATGAAAGAACGAGAACAGCCTTAATACTGAGAGCTTATTATTGGTGCGAGCACGAGGATGTAAAGCCAGTTTCTTTTCTGGCTGAAGCGtacactgtaaaatatttcCAGGATTTCACAAGATataactgtaatatttcacaataaattacattattacCACTTCACAGGCTTTAACTGTGATATTTGACAATATAATACCGTATTTAGACTTTTACTGTGAAAATAATGCAAGGCGGGACTATTACAAGAAACTACTGTGAAATCCTTCTTTTTCGAGCAGCAACTATAAATAGGACCTGTACAGACTTTGGCCTGTAGATTTGTCTCCAGGGATCCCTGACTGAGTCCAGAGGCACACAACTGAAGCTATCTCTCCTAACAAATAATCCCACTGTGAAGGCTTAACCCTAAACGATTGTGTGTTGTTTACAGAGCTGGAGACAAGGAAATGTGGCCCCAGTTAggtctgtttgtttgtcctgTTTGTGTGAAACGGTGTAATGTCTGAGGTTAAATCAACGCTGCAGGCTAGTTTGTGTCTGGAACAGGAAGTATTGACACAAACAAAACCCTAGGAATAAATCTGCCTTCAAATTTACAGCCAGTATGGCTGCTATTTTACATTTAGTaggttttata
It contains:
- the cimip5 gene encoding ciliary microtubule inner protein 5 yields the protein MDLNNVRRVSSAGYRLREQANGNGTRPISSQPPADRTRYAKGDAVTVELNPDSRDPVKQDQVWKEMVWSERRGVREWEKNWNFLRNYDQMGQPKSEEPLPTHVSLFSNDVPNTTNQMFGSRLSTPLGSELVRLDKLLLWSGGHRKRKQDQEMLPC